Below is a genomic region from Anoplolepis gracilipes chromosome 1, ASM4749672v1, whole genome shotgun sequence.
CAAGGTCAACGGCGAAAAGCTCACCATCCTTTCAACGATAATCATATCAAGTGACCTGACGATAGAggcttatttttcatatttccgAAATACAAGGATCGAGTCGCAgcgagtttttaaaaaatgcagaaaCATCCAATCAAACACCGCTCGTAGAAGTAGAAGACACACACAGTCACTCTATATTTCAAGTAGAGTTCAATACTTCGGAATTCGCTTATTTCTCAATCAcggaatataaaaagaaaaatacatgtttCCAAACTATTATAccttcctaaaaaaaaaaaaaaaaaaaatcacagatTCTTCgatgtgaaatatattgaattatttcagatttattataaaaaactgaaagatttttaattaaacttcaacaatacatgaattatttttcaattaatgtcTCCATATAGccatgaaaatttatttataaatatgacgttcaacaatcaaaatatataatgttgcaaattgaaaatttttaccaataatagtaatatataaaacttaacaaGTTTCAACTGAAAAGAGTCTAAAAGAATTCTTCCAAGAATCTGTCGATGAAAGAAAGTCGGCGATAGTTTTGGAATACATtctgtaaagaaaaaatttgttacatatcccaagaaaataaacatgctctatattatttaatgttatataatttttagtattacGAACTGTcaacatttttatgaaaaaaaaaaatgatttaagattttataaatatgtaagagcgatatatttcttatcgTTGCGTCCCTTttctatcattatatattccaAGTGTGAATAGAAACTTTCGAAAAACAATGTTGTGTAGAGGTATAACATTTTGAGAATTCGAGTAAGAGCTTCAATTTTATTGTGCGACTCATTGTCAATGATAGATATTGTTAATATCGTTTTAGCGGGAACACAGGATGATTGTGTAAAGTTACGTAGAAAATTGCGTAGATACCGAATGAATTGTTTTTTTCGCAATTACGATTGCGAGATTATTAAGATCGGCAGGGAGTTGTgtcgttaattttattatttacctaACCAATCGCACAATAATCATCGCTGTTACTGCtgtattagttatatatttaatttgtcgaTTAGTTGTTGTTATTAGAATTGTATTTCtgctattactattattattattattattattgatatcgaTTAtagttatgattattatttgcattattaattcatttattgtattaattgttaaattgtaTCCGCcccagcaaaaaaaaaaggagagaataGGCTTTACTCGTCAGTCTGTGTTTTCAGTGTTTGGAATGTGTATTGCGACGCAAGTCGCGACAGAAAACTCGAAAGCGCCGCAAGAAACAGGCTACTGTACAGACGCAAACACATAACGATGCCAAACATTCTATATTACTagcattacattattattattattattattattattattattattattattattactctattattaatattattattattaatatctctatGTGATTATATACACCactattattcttattaaaaggattatacatttttttcatatgaaAGTAACATtggttatcatttttatttttgacttgTTCCAGgccgatttttattaatatattaggttttttccttaaaaaataactttaaatatatcgtgtgtatgtgtgtgtgacttttattttgttttagaaGTATGTACTTCTAAAACAAAATGGATTAAGCAAATTTAATTCCGAATTcccttattattattatattttaccgaCAATATTTTTGTCTCTTGGAGATGCTTTCGATTCTTTCGCGAATATTACCCttttaatctgaaaaaatataaactgtaTCATGGTAACTTCAAACAAaactgtaaattaaattaatttggtcAGTCTAGGTTCTCGCCGCTTCTAAAGAAGAATGATGAGGGAGAAGGTGAAGGGGAGGGCGAATTGGCATGCGAAAGCAACAGGAATGAAAGCGAAAGAAAGGGAACGGAGAAAGCGTAAAATGTGGCAGGGGAGGTTGATTCGTTCGCGAATGTGCTTGGTGAGAGAGGGAGACGAGCGAGGGGGagaaaggaaaggagagagaagcAAGAGAGAAATACTCAGTCTGCGTGTTGGACAATTTAAGATGGATATGCTCATATCTCACGGGGTAGGGCGGCGACGCGCACAGCTTCGTTCCCTTTAAAGAGATACGCTCTCCGATAGCTCGGCTTTAACGAAAAGCCCCAGGCACGTAGAATTTATGGAGGGTTGAGCCACACAGGCTTTGAAGTATCGAGAGCTTCGCCCCTCGGGCTTTTCTCCCCTTCGTCGGCGCGCCTcttcccttttctctctctcattttccTCTCCGCCCTTCGCTCTCTTTTCCACCTCCtcatcttctttctcttttctctgcatttatttaaaaaatcgttatttctctttttctctgccctttctctttttctattgtgttttttttccaCGATTCTGCTATTAATTCTATTGCTAAAATCGAATGTgccttttaaattttgtttccttttttttctagtttatcggatttatttagaatcatatatataaaatcgtatagtttttttctatatgtattgtatattgtaaaatacgtAATTTCTCGCAAGTTTCTCCtcgtgatatttattttttttgtcacaattattgtcaaaaatgtgtgaaaaatattttctttctttttttcaatctttttcattatgtacgcatttttcttcttcaacGATTATACATTCAATCTATCTGTTTTCCCACCGCGCTCAATTGCAGCTTCgattttttcactttatataaatctgtaCTTTTTCTATATGTAGCATTTGAGAAAGCGTGGTTTTACTTTACAACATCAACACAATAAATAGCcacaaaaaagaagagagaaggaaaaaagagagaggaaggctATTGGAGCTTCCTCAAAATCAATTCGCTCTACGGGATTAAAGTGCCTCAGGATTGCATCGTATGGGCGGAGGCGACGCAATCACGAGACACCCCTGTAAAAGAacgataaattctaaaaaagacGATTGAAATTTACGTTTCAAACCTATAAGGCTTTAATCTTCGTAATCACAAATGAgtttaaaaacttttgaattcttttcttttttcgtgtgccattcttgttaaaaaaaatgttattatcgaCTTGAAACTCCAattgatatttacaaatatataatgtaaattaattaattctcatCATCCACTCGTAGTcaatttatcgaaataatattataatatggaAAGGAATAGTTTATTCCTccgataaaaatatgaataatcatctacttatttattgttacgattacttaattaatctttttcattaaataacatCAAAGACAATACCATGCGTGATAGTTTGTCGGGAGCCTAACAAAAATCAATATCGTCGAGACAAGGTAGTTTATTCATCCTTCCATTTGctattgttgcgtatatatataaatatatacatactactCGAATTAAATCTTTGATCTTCCCCGCCAGCCTAATCACGATAAAAATTCCGTAAGAGGTCAAACacgaaagatttatttattctggTACACAcgtatagttataaatatatacgcacacacgcacacacgttAGAATCTAACAAGatttttgtactttatatGCATTCGAAGATGAAAGTCGgagaaagatttaaagatgtacatacacatacgcaaataatacatatgcataatatattcaaaacatTACGAATACACTATGCGATATTTTTCTAGTACATCGTTGTGGTGTTACatcaaattaaaagatttacttgaaatttaaattaattttaaattttaaatttcaatttcttttaaattaccaGAACATAATTGAGAGAAATCTAAGATATCTAGAGAGTCATAAGAGATCTTTTTGAACGAGATCTCgtagatgtaatattttttttctgtcgtatgtaacataaaatcaatttaatgttGGAGCCGAAATTGCACACTTAATGACGTCGATCGACTTGGATTAATTGCAATGGACAAAAAAAAGCTACTATCGCCGCcgttaatatacatttacattatcTTCACAAATCACGCTGCTTTATTGCCTTCCCctctacgaaaaaaaaaaaaaaaaaaaaaaaacgatcaGCGAGGAATTATATGACGGAAAACAAGCCTAGGCTGTAAGTTACGTGTACATGTGTATACCAGAATACAATGtataaaaagcaatatttaccgcacacatacatacatatatacatacagacacatatatatatatgtatgtatgtatatatatatatatatatatatatatatatatatatatatacatgattatcaCGTACACacttatacacatatacgtaaataattatacacccACCCTGCTCCCGATTGTCGGAAATTTGCCATTTTTCGATTGTAAATTACACTAGGTAGGATGTGCGCTTTGTAAGGATGCGAGTATTTGtccatattgtatatataacgtGTGATGTAACGAGTGGTACGAACGAGAAACAGCTAAGACATTGTTTAGAAGAAGAGTTGTTGTCTAAGGAAAATAATGtgtcttatatatgtatggcAAATAGACGATGAGAAGCTCTCACGATATTTCTcgtactataaaattaatgatttacgATGTAATAGGTGTGTTCTTCTCGCAGTAGAGGGACTGAAGGTATAATAGTTTGATAATTACttgagagagtgagagagaaagagagagaatgaaagagtgagagagagagagagagagagagagagagagagagagagagagagagagagagagagagagagagaaatacagTTACAAAGTCACGAGATCTGCTTTGTCTTGTTATAATCAAATACTTTGTATTATGTAGCACAGGTTGTCATTAAACGTGTGAACAAACctatatcattaaaatcacTTCAATcaaattgacatatattaatcaaaatgtgTTACGTCATATATTGCACTCTTGCATGTCCTTGTACATACTCGTTATATTGAAATAGGGAAAAGTTGACATTATGGAATTTTCATTAACGATGTGAAAATTTTCTCAAGTTCTCTTtcgcgaaaatattttatacgggAAGAATAagcgttttatataatatttctcgcaactttgtaattataaatatctcgaCAATTAACCCTCGAACAAAACTTGcgaataaaagtgaaaaagagacaagattattgcaaatactttttaatttgctaCGTTAAAAATACTTGGAATTGGGCGAAACAAGCTACAAGAGTTGTGTCTCGTGAAtgatttttccagatttcTCGCAGATCACTGATGTGCCGCAATCGTTTTTCTGCCACTCatctttaattgatttatgttcccttttttatcgttaaatgCATTCTCCTGCGTTTCGTCGGAATCGATCTCCACGATCGATTGCCACGGAATTGGATTTACATACGTTGGCTTCGCTTTCTGATGGGCTAGAAAATAACAGGTCGGGTTATTGCAGAgaacaaaatgtattttattcgaCAAAGTCCCAgagcaatataaatatatatgtatatactcaTCTCTTTTTTACGTAATGGaaaatcgaaattaatatctatatatatatatatatatatatatatatatatatatatatatatgtataatttatattgtttctctttcactattatttaacaaacatACGAAGCAATCCTTGAGTAGCGGGTTTGGGTTTATTCCTCGAGTTTTCTCTCCATTTCTCGTAAGCTTTCGAACTCAGCTCCAGCCGCCTCTCGCGTTCCTCGGCCATTTTCCTCTGTCTCATCTCCTGTTCCTTATGCCGGGCTACAAAACAAGGCAATCAACCCTTATCGCGCGTTCGAAGACTCAAACGAGTTGAAGTTTTCGTAAGTTACGCGAGAATTTATCGCCATACTCTTTTGctcctccttcttcttctGAATCCACTGACGAAGGTACAGGGTCTTCGCGACGGCTGCCTTATCCTCGATCTCCTTCAGACGTCTCTGCAATTCCAATTCGTTCTCGAGGATAGCTTTCCTCTCGAGCTCCTGCTGCCTTTTCCTTTCTACCCACTTGAGAAAGTTTTCCTTTTCCAGCCGCGCTCTCGCCTCCTTTTCTCGTGCCAtcctctcttcttcctcttgtCGCTTCTTCGCCGCGCgttcctcctcctctttcttACGTTGCGTGGCCTCGTCCTTTCTACGGATCCATTCCGAATGACCGATCCTCTTGCCGAGATCGGCACTGTTCGATGCCCGATAATCGCTGATGCTTGGACCGGGCGAGAGCGACGTCATGGAAATTCGCACAACTTGACGATTGTCCGGGCGATTTTCCCGATATCTGTgacacattataattttttttatataaatattatatttaaatattataatattaaattttttttcgtctcGATGagattcttaatataaaaatcgtgCAATATAATAACGAAAGACAAACTTGTCTCGTTTTGTCGTTTCATTTTGACCGACGTTTGTTGAAACGCTGCCGATCTTGCATCGTCGTTCCATTTGCACGGTTCTCTCGGATGATTGATCCATGGTGAACGATTCGGAAAACAATGTGCTATCCGATAAGGATGACGAGTAACATCTGTAGGTGTTCCGTCCTGTGCCGTCCTGTACCGGATGTTTAGTTGCATGATTGACGTTTGTTGCATCCTTCATGGACGGTAGATCGATCGTCGAAGGCTCGGAATCGTCATGATTCGCGTCGATTACGTATCCGTTACAATATcctgtaaagaaataaattttgcaaactgTTAATAGAAAACTTCATACACGGTTGCGttcataaaattgttaatttctataaaaaatatatatacatctagaatatatattttattaactataaattgtcctgaaaaatgcattttaaattttaagtcatatttaaattttacgattgtgctattttctttttccttttttgttattatctttatttaattcaattagaaattagttttatttaattttttcttaattttcaagttttatatatgagaaaaattggataataaaaataaataaaaataaataaaaattactcggaaaatatgtgtaagaatatttttttggactttttttgcatatttctaAATTCAATGAATAACACAatgttaatattgaattaaagaaaaaaatataatctagaaagttttaaattattttttattgctaattATGCATACtggatatgtaaaatatgatgAAAGGGAATTTCCTTCGATATACTTTAatctatttatgtttttacaattatatatatatcttcctGCTCACGATCATTTCCGGATGTGTGAATCTGCGCCACATCGTCGTGCTCCTCTTCGCTGACAGACTCCGTGTAAATGGCAGGGTTGATGTACCGAATCTCGGGACCGGAAGTTGACTTTTTCGTTACATCTTCGCGGGTTCCATCGTAATCTACGCGATCGACAAGAGCAATCCTTTGGTCGGATTCATTAGAATCAGATTCCGTTTTCCAACTGTCAATGTCACTGTCATTGACCATTGTTGTACGCTTTTTCACCGTAACTGATTGATATTGACAATCAGTTATTGCGTTCGACATGACGCATAATCATTGCTGTTTCGTCGCACGATttgttaatgtaaatattcttACAAAAGTGTTATTGCatacaaataatcatttaCGTACGACAATCCATCCATGATGAATCCGATGCTGTACTTTTTGAATAACAATAGCGAATCCTTTAAGGGGCGTGTTGAGTGTGTgcgttgtgtgtgtgtgtgtggagaTATTGAAGtttgatataaattcttttcttttcacacATCATATAtgagtattaatataaataactttctaaaaatttcattcaaaaatgtatttattttaacatgtaTAGTCTGTCCGATCGCGTTCCAATTAGGTATttcaaagaattatttgaattataattattatttcaattttcaacgCATAAAAAATCagtgcaataaaatttcaataaattttcctttacctacattttatataaattatcttcatGGAAGgttctcaaaataaaaaaattatagatatacttAAATGATGGAATGTAAGGTAGGTTTTCTAGAAAAAGGAATGAAAATTAGATGAGAAAGATAGCGAACAACAAGTATCAAAAgtgtaattttcaatattttctcatgtttattgtaatttattttaaaaaatattctagcATTTCCTGCTCTTGAATTGATAATATCCATTGAGATCTGTGCATCAGTTTTTCCTAATTACTtcacaaataatatacaatataaacatatctATTCATCCTGCTTAGagttatgttatataaatatatcaagttTTGATGAATCGAGATTAACAGTTATATGATGGATGGtttgatgaaatttttcattttttatgtatgattaatgataaatctttTCGACGACAAAATATCTTGCTACTTTGTTTTTGTAcaagttttctcttttaactCCCAACAAGATTCCCAAAATTGTTTCAGTCTATTATCTCCGTTAGAACAGAAATGTCGAAAATCCTGTATGATTTTCTTCTGAAATAATTCGTCGCCCGCTGAAGTGGATAATGACTTCCATTTTCGACTGATCATATGATTCCATGACCACAAAAAACCCATCTGCaatataattgaaacattttgtatCGTGCAATGTGCGAATGAACACACTCACatcgaatttaaatattttttttgtagattaGAAaagacttttatttaaaatcactcACTTTTCGATCCATACTATGATCGTCCTTATTTTTTCCACTAACGTGTCTGGTAATGTACGCTTCGTGTGGACTCGGCTGATCCGGATGAACTGGGTACCTCTTCTGTCCCATATTGCGCCGCACGATATTCGTACCGGTACGTGGACGCGGCCGAGTATTCGTGGTGGATGGCACTAATATAAACGCATTGCCCGTGATGTGTACATACTGACGATCATCAATGTTTTCAACTAAGCACGGTACAAAGCCAAATCGCTGCAGAATCGCTTCTTGGAATAGAAACAGTCTTTGCGCGTATGTATCTTCTCGGAATTCTATGTAaatgtgcatttttattatcattattaaattagacagattcaaaataaaaatttgtatgagctaaaatttaattaaaacaaaccTTCAAAGAGATATCGCTTATTCACTATCAGACATTCCGTATCAAGCGGTATAAAAATAGGCCCTCTAAGAGGATCGCTCTTCAAGGTATATGGTAGTGCTAACAAGTCACTGGGAATGGGCACCATCTGTATCCCGCACATCTGAGCCTTGCGTTGCCAAAGAAAtatcttgcaaaaaaaatcgatattagtATGCAATTTGCCTAATCTTGTAATCAAAACgatgaaaaggaaagaaaaggaaagaactttttttttacttaccaAATCAGCTACTATACTGCCGGACGATGCTACCCATTGTACTACAAGTTCATAGGAATGATCTACCTTGTAAATAGATTGATATCTTAGATGACCCCACTCGATTCtatcacttttattattgatatcgaTATCAAGATGAGTGTGTTTATACAGTGAaactaaaagaaaacaaatatattagaccaataaatatattgattagcTTTATGTCCGTGTGAATATCTTGATAGATTAATTGTATTGTTTTACGATTATACTAGAtctaatctaaaattatttctaaaaattaaaaattaattactaaatacGATGCGTTCTCATATTTTAAGAGACGACATTCGTTTGAGGAACATATAAGTCAATGTGCCACGTGATATTCTTACCTGTTCTATCATCTATCGATTCCGTCAAATCGATGTCGTCTCTCAGAAAAGGCGGAACGTCGGATTCATCAATGGCGTCGCAACTGGGTATAGTTATGGGAGATGATATCGTCGACGATGTTGTCGAAGACGTTGCTTCGCACCATCCTTTTGGCGATCTCATTTCCACTTCTACCCACTCATTCTCGAAACCTTGTAGATCACCGAGCGGAGCTGAATAATCCGCGGCTGCGAAGGAAAAATACAAAGTTAAACCGcgaatcaaaaataaaaattctgacAATGCTGATTATGTTATTTACCTTTttgattttctttatcttGCACAATGTGATACAAGTAAAATCCTAAGACGAATGGTTTTGAGAAATCACCGGATGCATGGCATATCAATTTATCTTGAATCATCCCCtgcatagaaataaattactaatttaatcttatcaaCACGCTTATCAATAATGCTTTaatgaaatctttttcttctttcgtttaaaattaaagatatatgtaaaaatatttttaaggaaataatctctttattttataaatagaatctcatatgcaaagagagaaactgatatatttcttgtatatttgatgtaagaaaatctttttcttaatccgatatatcttacattttaagttgaaattaaaaatattaacaatattaaattttgcagattataaacagataaaaaaaaaatttccgagTTTCTATACCTTCATGATATTGATACCCTGTTCGACCCCCACGCCGCCTTCCATGTGATTATTTAACCATTGAATCGCATCGGCGCTAACAAACGTTTGGCTTGGAAGTGAGGGATGCTGCGTCAAGAAACCGACACCATTTTGAGGATGCTTCATGACTTCCAAAATTTCCAGGTTCGTTGCATTGCTTTTTATCTTAGTCAACTCCATGTTCGTACTGTGAAAGAGACAGATGTATAATCATCAAAATGTCTGTAAATTTATAGTATCAAAAAAGTCAATGTATGTGCCAAAGAAGATtgcttatttttaaacaagaatGATCATTAATacagatataattaatgtgaCTTTAACACTGACAATGAACAATTCGTGATTAGCATATCGAACGAATCATTCTGTATATTATAAGTaacaattctattaaaaaaaaaaattatatttaaaaacttgacGCATTCGCTCGtttgaattaatgattatgCCTTTCATACTTGTCGTCATTAGTGTCGAAATGATCCTGTTGCTGTTGCTCGAGTGACAACGGCAAAACGGCTTCACTGGCGGGCGATACACGTCCTCTGTCCATTACTTTAGAACCAGATCTGAATCCAGGAAAGAGAAAAGCATTTATTTAGATGATCAGACCAgcgtaagagagaaaaagcaaTATTTACGAAGCGACTTGTGTTATCGGTATCTAAAACAAGCGAACATATGTTCTTTTTTGCCACGCACCTCGTGTTACTTCAAACATTAggtaaaaatttgacaaaaacaCATACCACGCTTAAGAGAGCAACATTACTTTGTGCAATCTCGCAAAatgatattactttttttattttaattcatttatataaaaaattattacaaattttatttttacaaaattattaaaaacaagagATA
It encodes:
- the LOC140667172 gene encoding uncharacterized protein gives rise to the protein MKDATNVNHATKHPVQDGTGRNTYRCYSSSLSDSTLFSESFTMDQSSERTVQMERRCKIGSVSTNVGQNETTKRDKYRENRPDNRQVVRISMTSLSPGPSISDYRASNSADLGKRIGHSEWIRRKDEATQRKKEEEERAAKKRQEEEERMAREKEARARLEKENFLKWVERKRQQELERKAILENELELQRRLKEIEDKAAVAKTLYLRQWIQKKKEEQKTRHKEQEMRQRKMAEERERRLELSSKAYEKWRENSRNKPKPATQGLLPHQKAKPTYVNPIPWQSIVEIDSDETQENAFNDKKGNINQLKMSGRKTIAAHQ